DNA from Amycolatopsis sp. DSM 110486:
GACCCATCGCGCGGTCGCGGCGGCGGCCGGGGTGCCGCTCGGTTCCACGACCTACCACTTCGCGACGCTCGACGACCTGCTCGAGGTGGCGCTGCACGAGGCCGCCGCGAGCAACGTGCGCGAGCTTCAGGAGTGGGAGCAGGCGCTCGACCCGGAGGCCGATTTCGCCGCGGCGCTGGCCGATCTGGTGATGGGCTACATCCACGAGCTCTACCCGCACACGGTCGTCGAGTACGACCTCTACGTCGCCGCCCTGCACCGGCCGCGGCTGCGGCCGGCGAGCGCCGCGTGGGACGACGCCCTGATCAAGTTGTTCTCCACTCGCACCGACCCGCTCACCGGCCGGCTGCTCGCCGGGCTGTTCTGCGGCCTGCTCATGCAGGCGGCACTGGCCGACCCACCGCCGACCCGGCCGGAGATCGAAGCGCTCTTCCGGCGCGCCATCGAGGGCCCCGCGGCCTGACGGGCTTTCGTTGGGGTAAAGCCGAAACCGCTTCCGTGCACCAGGTTCGCGGCGGCGTCCGGTAATCGGGTGACGCGAAAATCCCGTCCTTGACAGCGCCGGTCGAGCGCCCGCATTGTGTTCCGGAGAGAGCAACCCGGCGCGTCCTGCGCAACATCAACGCCGGTGGTGCCTCTCCCGTGACTTCTGCCGTTTTCGCGCCCGGCACCTCCCGCATCGAGCCGGCCCGCACCGACCGTCCCGCCCCGAGAGGAGCACCGCCGGTGACCACCACCGACCTCCCGCAGAGCCTCCTGCCGACGCTGTCCGGCCGCCATTACACCGACCCGGAGATCTTCGCCCGTGAGCAGGAGCGGATCTTCGAGACGGACTGGTTCTGCGCCGTGCGCACCGCGGACCTGCCGACCGCGGGGACGTTCGAGACCGTGCAGATCGGCCACGAGAGCGTGCTCGTCGCCCGCGGCCGCGACGGGAAGGTGAACGCGTTCCTCAACGTGTGCCGCCACCGCGGCGCGCGCCTGTGTACCGATG
Protein-coding regions in this window:
- a CDS encoding TetR/AcrR family transcriptional regulator, yielding MTTRDTAGGRKLRGPNDPERRARIAKAAIEVVAERGIDGLTHRAVAAAAGVPLGSTTYHFATLDDLLEVALHEAAASNVRELQEWEQALDPEADFAAALADLVMGYIHELYPHTVVEYDLYVAALHRPRLRPASAAWDDALIKLFSTRTDPLTGRLLAGLFCGLLMQAALADPPPTRPEIEALFRRAIEGPAA